In Labilibaculum sp. DW002, the genomic window TTCTTCTTAGGATTATTAGCCTTTTTCTTTGGTTTCTTATTCGTTTTAAGCGGTAGTAATTTTTGGCAAACCATACTTAAATGGAGATGGCTATTCTTAGGCATTGCCCTAACAATGTACCTAATTCGCCTGATTGCTTTTGAACTAAAAACGCCTAATTTTTTAATGGCTATCGAATCGAACATTTGGATTTTTGCCGTATTCGGATTTGCATACAAATACCTTAATCGCCCTAGCAAAGCCTTAAGCTATTTAAGTCAGGGAGCTTATCCAATTTACATTTTGCACATGGTATTCATGTTTTGGGGATCTGTTTTAATTTTACCTTTAGCATTACCGATATTTGCTAAGTTTTTACTGGTTATTGCTTTTACAAGTATTGGATGTTTTGCGGTATACGAATTGCTTATTAAGAGAATTGCAATTTTACGCCCTTTGTTTGGTTTAAAAAGTAAAAATAAAAAAGAACAAATTTTAAAAGTCAGTTTACCTTAAAAAAATAAGCCCGCATTACGATGCGGGCTTTAACCTAAACAAACTGTTAAAAAGCCAAAAGGCTAATTAACTAGTAACATTTTGAATACTACCTCAAATATTCAAAATCAACTTATTTATCCTTATCTGGAGCCTGATATTTTACGGTTTTCACCAAAGTTCCTACATAGGTCCAGTTTAAATCTCTTGTTTTTAAAGCTTCATCTAACTTTGCCTTTGTTTTGGCATCCACGTCCATTTCAGCTTCCGCTTCGTAAAATGCAAAATACTGCTTAAAATCCTTAAACATATCGAAGGTGAGATGACTTGTTTTAACCTTACTACCAGATGGCATTAATACTCTCGCTAAAGCCCAATGTTCCAAGTTACCATTCTTCACATTCTCCTGATGAATTGGTAAGAAATATTCCTTCTCAGTATCCTCATATGCCTTGTATTCACCAGGAAGAGCATCCATAAAATTCATTCGCATTACCGTTCCCAATTCCATCTTAAAATCATCATCGGTAGTCGCAATTCTTGTTACAAACATTCTCTTACTCATTTCCCTAGATTTCAAGCCTTCCTGAATAATACTATCTAGATCAGTATCGGAAATTAATGGGTATGCTCTTTGTGCTGCCTCCATAATTTGTCCTGGATCCATTGCACTAACTGCACTATTATATATGGTAACCGTTACATATTGATAGCCTTGCTCGGCACCTCCCGGCTTCAGCGACCATAAATCCCATCCTTTTATATCACCACTTTTTAAGCGCTCGGCATGAATTTTCTCCCAAAATGTTTCGGTTTCCCAATAATTTGCATCCTGATTATCAGCAACTTTCATAAAATCAAAAACCAGAAATTTCTCATGTTGTGCCATGCTTACACTGCAAAACATAGCCATGAAAATAAGTAGTATTATTTTTCTCATAACAACTAGTTTAGGTGAATAATACTTAAGTTACTATTTTTTATTCCTTTCCGCAATGGGCAAAATAAAAAAATAGAAAGGAATTTAAAGATTAAGCCACAAAGAAACTAAAGGATAATGGTATCACCTCTAGTATTTCGAGTCATGATCTAAAACATGTATCTGAAGTTTGTAATTGTTTTATACTACTCGAGGATGGAGTGATCGTGCAGGATAAAGACAATACCTAAGAGATGTTAACTGAATTAGAAAGTTACTTTACCTTGATTAAATTTATTCTTTGATAAGACATTTGAAATTAAACCCCATTCGGGGTTCTTTCTTGTGTTTTGTATGTGTCTGCCTTAATCAAATTCAATCTATCTGGGACTTAAATACAGAACCAGTTTCTTAAAGCACAAAAAGGTCCAAAAACAATAATATCGAATGAAATACGTGCGACAAATAAAAACAAAATGAAGGCATAATTTGGTTCAACAAAAGTAACCATCACAAACCACTACCCAACTTTCAATTAGCGGGTAGCAAGAATTTAACTGAACAGTAAAAACAATAAAACGTCTCTTCTTATAATTTGAAAATATTTCTAAATCAGGTAATTATATTGCGAGGGAGTAATTAATAACTACCTTTGCGCGCTATGGGATTAAAACCAAGTGAACTTCACAATAAAAGGAATACCAGAATCTATAGCTTTCAGTTTCTTATTTTCAGAATTCTGTCCGAAAAATTCCTCCCTCCATCCAATAATTAAGCTAACCTAATATTCGTTTTATTAACGAATACTCAATCGCATGCATCCATTATACTGCATGTTATATTCATCTAATACACATTTATGTTTTATTTAAAAACGTGGCTGGGGATCTGTTTCCTTATGGCCACTATTTCTGTTAATGCTCAGGAGAAACCTACTGTTGAAATTGGCGGTGCATTACGATTCAATTACAATTATTCAAGCTGGAAAGATGCTCAAAAGAAACGTGGTGGCGATTTTGGTTACGATGTATTTCTTTTAAAAGCTAAAGCAAAGTATAAAGGATTAAAACTAAATGCTGAGTACCGGTTTTATTCCGAAGACTTTGGAGGAGGTATGTTAAAACAAGGTTGGATTGCCTACGATTTTAACGAAAATGACGAACTGCAATTCGGTTTAACACAAGTGCCATTTGGTATCACTCAATACAATTCAAATTCCTTTTTCTTTAGCTTAAATTACTATGTGGGACTCGAAGATGATCACGACATGGGACTTAAGTATATTCACCAGGGTGAAAAATGGGATTATACCTTGGCTTTCTTCAAAAATGCCGAAGAGCTTCGTTTTGGTGGAAATTCAGATGTTTCTAATAGTCGTTATTCATACGATGTTGGTTCAATTGATCTGAATGGAGATGGTAATTTGAATATCAGAAATAAAGAAGTCAATCAATTGAATGGAAACTTATCCTATAAAATTGAAAATCCCAATGCGAAACATCGTGTAGGTGTTTCAGCTCAATATGGGGGTCTGTTTAATTTGGATACCGAAGAGATGGGAAATCATTATGCTTTAGCAGCCTATTATGAAGCACAAGTTGGTAAACTAGGTGTGAAAGCACAGCTTGTTAATTATAAATACAATCCTGAAAACCCGAATGGTGAAGCTGATGGTGTTGTTGCTATGACGGCATACGGTGCCCCATATCTGATTGCATCAGAAGCAAGTATTTACACGCTGGGCTTAAGCTATTCTGTTCCTCTTGATTGGGGACCAGTGTCTAATGTTGTTATCTATAACGATTTTGGGTATATGGATAAAACTGAAAGCAGTTTCGAAGATTCTATGATGAATGTTACGGGTGCTATGTTTACAGCAGGTAATATTTACACGCTTGTTGATTTTGCTGCAGGTAAAAATCAACCATGGTTAGGAGCAGAATGGACAAATGCCTTGGCTGCCGGAACACCTGATGCCGAATGGGAAATGCGTTTCAATATTAATATCGGTTACTACTTTTAATCAACACAATACCTCGAGGCTTGCCTCGAGGTTACGATAGGAAAATTTGAATATATCAGGTTTTCATAACGCTTTTAAGAAGCGTATTTTCACTAATACTTGAGAGGTTTTCCTCTTAAAACGCTTGTCTCACAAAAGTGAGATGCCATTAAATACCTCTTGGGCTTGCCCAGAGCTGTTTATTAGAAAAATGAGATGTTATGGCGGATAATAGAAAAATAAAAATCAAGGTTGAAGATTTAACTCTGATTTTCGGAAAACGCAAACAAGAGGCCCTTACCCTACTTGACAAAGGGGTTTCAAAAGAAGAAATTCTGAAGAAAACAAAATGTACTGTTGGGGTAAACAAGGTTAACTTTGAAATTAAGCAAGGAGAGATTTTTGTTATTATGGGTTTATCAGGTAGTGGAAAATCTACTTTAATCCGCTGCTTGAACCGACTTAACGAACCTACCGCCGGTAAAGTTATTTTCGATGATCATGATATTACTCGTGAAACAAATAAAGAACTATTGGAAACCAGACGTACAGAAATGAGTATGGTATTTCAAAAGTTTGGACTACTACCACACAGAACGATTATTGAGAATGCTGCTTTTGGATTAGAAATTAGAGGAGAAGAAAAGCAGGAACGCGAAGCTAAAGCCCAAGTCGCACTCGAAACCGTTGGCTTAAAAGGTTATGAACAGCAATATCCATCAGCAATGTCTGGAGGTATGCAACAGCGAGTAGGTTTAGCACGTGCCCTAGCAAACGATCCTGAAGTTTTGCTTATGGACGAAGCATTTTCAGCACTTGATCCACTAATTAAATCGGATATGCAGGATGAGCTACTTGCAATACAAAAAAAATTGCAAAAAACGATCGTATTTATTACTCATGATTTGGACGAAGCCATTAAAATTGGTGACCGTATTGCTATTATGAAAGATGGTGTTGTAAACCAAATTGGAACAGCAGAAGAGATTCTAACAGCTCCAGCAACTGAATATGTTGAAGCTTTTGTTAATAAAGTGGATCGGAAAACTATTATTACGGCTGAAACGCTGATGTTTAAAAAGAATACGCTTGTTCAAATGCCCAAAGATGGTCCTAGAGGATCCATCCGTAAAATGCGTACTGTTGGTGTTGATGTGCTTCCAGTAGAGGATGAAAATAAAGTATTTCTTGGTTATGTCTGGTTGGAAGATTGCCTAGAATTAGAAAAAGAAAAGGAATCTTCTATTGAGAAAATACTGAAGACAAATGTCCCAAGTGTATATAAATCCTATTCTGTAGAAGATATGTTACCACTGATCACAGGGATTAAATATCCTTTGGCTGTTATCGAGGAAGAAACTGGAAAGTTACTTGGTCTAGTATCTCAAACTTCATTAATTATTGAAGCCACTCGATTTGGAAAAAAGGAAATAAGTGAACTAAAAGAACAAGCAAACGAGATGTAATATGGAAAAATTAATTGATCTTGGTAAATATATAGAATACGGAATTAATAAACTGGAAGAGAACTTTTCTGGATTATGGAGTGCTATAGATGACATAATCTCGTGGACTGTTGATGGTATGAATGACGTATTTCTAGCCATTCCTTTTTATATCATTATTGCATCCGTAGCCTTGGCTGCTTATTATGCTAATGCTAGAAAAAGTGCTTTTAAAATAGAAGGATTAAAAAAAGGTGGTGGAATGACAGCATTTGTCATTTTTGGCTTATTTCTGATATTCGCAATGGGATATTGGGAAGAATCGATACAAACAACCACCTTGGTTATTGTTTCAACCGTGATTGCTCTACTTTTTGGTATTCCACTGGGAATTGTGGCTTCCAGAAGCAAAACAGCAGATTTGATTATTAGACCCATACTTGATTTAATGCAAACCATGCCGGCCTTTGTTTATCTGATTCCGGCTATTTTCTTTTTTAGTGTGGGAAATACTCCTGGAGTTATTGCTACTGTAATTTTCTCACTCCCACCGGCAGTACGTTTAACATGTCTGGGAATTAATAATGTCCCTTCGGATGTGATCGAAGCAGGTCGAGCTTTTGGTGCAACAGAAAAACAAATTTTGTTTAAAATTCAATTACCCTTAGCAATGCCGACTATTTTGGCCGGAATTAACCAGGTAATACTATTGGCTTTATCAATGGTGGTTATCGCTTCAATGGTAGGTGCTAAAGGACTTGGAAGTATTGTTTACCAAGGAATTCAGCAAAACGATGTTGCAAAAGGTTTTGAGTCTGGATTGGGTATTGTGATATTGGCCATTATTTTAGACAGAATAACACAAGCTATTGCAAAAAAATAATTATAATAATTTACAAATAAAATTATGTTTAAATTAAGAAATTTAGGAATCTTACTTGTAGCTGTAGTATTAACTGTTTCAGTTAGTTCATGCAACAACAGTGGGAAGAAAAAAGAAAAAAGTGAAGACAAAAAAGAAGTTAGCATCTTTTATCCAAATTGGAGTGAAGGAATTGCTTTCACTTATTTGGCAAAAGCAGCACTTGAAGCAAATGGTTATGCAGTAGAAATTACCAATCTAGCCCCTGGAATGATCTATGGCGAA contains:
- a CDS encoding ABC transporter permease codes for the protein MEKLIDLGKYIEYGINKLEENFSGLWSAIDDIISWTVDGMNDVFLAIPFYIIIASVALAAYYANARKSAFKIEGLKKGGGMTAFVIFGLFLIFAMGYWEESIQTTTLVIVSTVIALLFGIPLGIVASRSKTADLIIRPILDLMQTMPAFVYLIPAIFFFSVGNTPGVIATVIFSLPPAVRLTCLGINNVPSDVIEAGRAFGATEKQILFKIQLPLAMPTILAGINQVILLALSMVVIASMVGAKGLGSIVYQGIQQNDVAKGFESGLGIVILAIILDRITQAIAKK
- a CDS encoding quaternary amine ABC transporter ATP-binding protein — protein: MADNRKIKIKVEDLTLIFGKRKQEALTLLDKGVSKEEILKKTKCTVGVNKVNFEIKQGEIFVIMGLSGSGKSTLIRCLNRLNEPTAGKVIFDDHDITRETNKELLETRRTEMSMVFQKFGLLPHRTIIENAAFGLEIRGEEKQEREAKAQVALETVGLKGYEQQYPSAMSGGMQQRVGLARALANDPEVLLMDEAFSALDPLIKSDMQDELLAIQKKLQKTIVFITHDLDEAIKIGDRIAIMKDGVVNQIGTAEEILTAPATEYVEAFVNKVDRKTIITAETLMFKKNTLVQMPKDGPRGSIRKMRTVGVDVLPVEDENKVFLGYVWLEDCLELEKEKESSIEKILKTNVPSVYKSYSVEDMLPLITGIKYPLAVIEEETGKLLGLVSQTSLIIEATRFGKKEISELKEQANEM